The proteins below are encoded in one region of Apium graveolens cultivar Ventura chromosome 4, ASM990537v1, whole genome shotgun sequence:
- the LOC141718430 gene encoding uncharacterized protein LOC141718430, which produces MACNSTDEEEVTFPFFNSITDMKDPEFQLGMLFPNAKIFRAAVRKQTIMHRRPIKICGNYGIRVRFIYEKPCEWKIYASKMNSTNTYQIKVYNPKNTCTATFYQKQINSRWIAEHYEDEIRMNPTWPLAAFLKKVVNDWHCHVFVYAISRAKKKALDNINGKHVDQYGRVWEYGEQILKVMSQSTVQIMTEDQELTGGRKRFKRMYICLGPLKLGFKNGCRPLLGLDGCHLKGPYGGQLLAAVAIYANDGMYPLAWAVVEAENNDSWNWFLESLKSDMRIENDGGLINVLEAVFPNVEHRFCVMHLYRNMWKEHKGIGVRMYLWLAARATTDYTFNKHMQEMKNCQGSALNGLVKNLEVSGPGVHSGIFAGVTCLLITIVRAIDQSKGYHVTWSGGARYLVTMSAGGYEMVVDLEAHNYPCKKWGLSDIPCYHACACITWSKKPYEPLIHMSYSKDMFLKCYSNIVEPIVGDTEWTETPYPRPLPPEKKVQPGRPKKQRSKVNDIADASGTKLKTHNMKINSGEGGTTSAGGNVSNGTTNGAASGVSKRTIAEGTQGGVLLNKSRRAKVQKTPLHIEAQQTNVQGQGTTTTRAHIELLNGIFWYDAHSVLSPFA; this is translated from the exons ATGGCATGCAATTCAACTGATGAAGAGGAAGTCACATTTCCATTCTTCAATTCCATAACTGACATGAAGGACCCAGAGTTCCAGCTTGGTATGTTGTTTCCAAATGCTAAAATCTTCAGAGCTGCAGTGAGAAAGCAAACAATTATGCACAGAAGACCTATTAAGATATGCGGGAACTATGGTATCAGGGTgaggtttatttatgagaagcCATGTGAATGGAAGATTTATGCCTCAAAGATGAACTCAACCAATACCTATCAGATTAAGGTATACAACCCTAAAAATACCTGCACAGCTACTTTTTACCAGAAACAAATTAATTCAAGGTGGATTGCTGAGCATTATGAAGATGAAATTAGGATGAATCCAACATGGCCACTAGCTGCTTTTTTGAAAAAAGTTGTTAATGATTGGCATTGTCATGTTTTTGTATATGCAATttcaagggcaaagaaaaaagCTTTGGACAACATAAATGGTAAACATGTGGATCAGTATGGGAGAGTATGGGAGTATGGGGAGCAGATTTTGAAGGTGATGTCTCAGTCAACAGTTCAAATTATGACAGAAGATCAAGAACTAACAGGTGGTAGGAAGAGATTTAAAAGAATGTACATATGCCTTGGTCCACTAAAATTGGGATTCAAAAATGGTTGTAGGCCATTGCTTGGACTGGATGGATGTCATTTGAAGGGCCCATATGGTGGCCAGTTGCTTGCAGCTGTGGCAATATATGCAAATGATGGAATGTATCCCCTTGCCTGGGCagttgtagaagctgagaataATGACAGTTGGAACTGGTTTCTAGAGAGCCTCAAGTCTGACATGAGGATAGAGAATGATGGT GGCCTGATAAATGTTTTGGAAGCTGTATTCCCTAATGTTGAACACAGGTTCTGTGTCATGCATCTATATAGGAACATGTGGAAGGAGCATAAAGGCATTGGTGTGAGGATGTATTTGTGGTTGGCTGCTAGGGCCACCACTGACTATACATTTAACAAACATATGCAAGAGATGAAAAA TTGTCAAGGAAGTGCTTTGAATGGCTTAGTGAAAAACCTAGAAGTCAGTGGTCCCGGAGTGCATTCAGGAATCTTTGCAGGAGTGACATGTTTGTTAATAACCATTGTGAG GGCAATAGATCAGAGTAAAGGTTATCATGTGACTTGGAGTGGAGGTGCTAGGTATTTAGTGACAATGTCTGCTGGTGGTTATGAGATGGTAGTAGATTTGGAGGCTCATAATTATCCATGTAAGAAGTGGGGCCTTTCTGATATTCCTTGTTACCATGCTTGTGCATGCATAACATGGAGCAAGAAACCATATGAGCCTTTAATTCACATGTCATACAGCAAAGACATGTTTTTAAAATGTTATTCAAACATTGTTGAGCCAATAGTAGGAGATACAGAATGGACTGAAACACCCTATCCAAGGCCCTTGCCCCCAGAAAAAAAGGTTCAACCTGGGAGGCCAAAGAAGCAGAGGAGCAAGGTGAATGATATAGCTGATGCATCTGGAACAAAACTTAAAACACATAACATGAAAATAAACT CTGGTGAAGGTGGGACAACAAGTGCTGGAGGTAATGTAAGTAATGGGACAACAAATGGAGCAGCTTCTGGGGTGAGTAAAAGGACCATTGCTGAAGGCACTCAGGGTGGGGTATTACTAAACAAGAGTAGAAGGGCAAAGGTTCAAAAAACTCCACTTCATATTGAGGCACAACAGACAAATGTTCAAGGTCAGGGAACCACAACTACTAGGGCACATATTGAG TTGCTTAATGGAATATTTTGGTACGATGCTCATAGTGTATTGTCACCATTTGCTTAA